The sequence below is a genomic window from Lolium perenne isolate Kyuss_39 chromosome 4, Kyuss_2.0, whole genome shotgun sequence.
GTATACAAAACTGAATCGAGTATATTTGAACATCGTGAATTGGCCTAACGTCTAAAAATTTGTTATTCAGGATATGACTTCTATTACATGATCTTGAATTTGGAACAACTCTAGAGATGTCAGTAGTATAGCTGTTCAgagagaatgacttgtttcatctTGACCATCTGTGTGAAGAATCTAGTACGGCATTAGTTAATGGACCTTTGATTCTCCACCCTCTAGTGGAACGTCCCATACCAGCATAGAACAAATCTTTCCTTGTTACAATAGAAAGAGATAAAGCCCCAGTCACTTCAGAACACAGAGGCCTCTGCCTACATTGTTGATTAAACTCAGTAGGATGATACAACTCAGACTTGGTAGTAACTCGAGTAGTGAAAATTTCAGTTGACATCGTATTGTTGACCTACTGGAAGTTTTTTCTCGGATGATTGCATTCCTCGTCTCTGGTTATAAGTGCACTTAACATACCAGCATATGCTACATGGTTACACATGGATATGTAGAGAGAATTCCTCGATAAGTGGTAACACTTATAAAGAGATGTTATGAAAAGATGTACACTTAATTGTTATTGACTGCTGATGTCGTTCATGTAATTTTTGAGCACAGTGTTGATTGTATTATAATATCCATTCTTTTCTTGGCCTGTTATAAGATGCAAAAAATAGAAGAAAGACTACCTCCAGACAAGATGAAGATGAATGGATTACATACAAGAAAACTATTGATGCAATTGTTGAAAAAGGTGGTATTGACAGGAGGAGAATATTTGATATAAGAGGCAATCATGATACATATGGAGTTCCCTATAGAGGAAGCAAATTGGACTTCTTTTCAACTTACAGTGTTAGCTCACAGCTTGACCGGTTAAGGACCATCAATAGCATATTGCTTCAGGTACGTTTCATAGCTGTGTCAGCTCTCCCTGTGATGCATCTTCAACTTTTCAAGATGGTTGTGCTTTATCTGATAATATTGTGGTATATCCTCCCTGCATATTCAACCTGTAACCTGCAACATATTTTCTGGCAGAGCTTCATTTTAACATTGTTGACTAGTAATGTGCTGTGGCCGCTTAGAGCTTCGAAGGTGATAGGGATCTGACACAGGAGGACGAGATCGTTCTCTGCGTCTAGGTGCCATTGCCGGCGACTAGATCTGGTAgcaggagatagggatcaagagAAATCAGAGGGACTGGGGAGAGCACATAGAAGATATGGTGTTATTGCTTGCCCTAAAACATACGGGATACACATCCTCTTATAGGAGGACTAGCTGCCAGGTAACCTGGTGGACCAAACTGACTCCAAGATCTGTAGTACACAAGTAGGACTCTTTTGACTCTCACGTTAATACGTTATCCTATTTTCCCTAATGCAGTAATTGAACTGGACTCTAATTATGGAAACTGCTATACTGCTAACGCCACAACATAATGCCACAGTGCAATAGATTGTGACAAATGACTATGCATTTGAGACCACGTTGTCTTGAGAAAATTTCTTTTTAACTGGTACAAGAATAAACTAATAGCCAAATGTTAATATCAATCTTGTGTGAACTGAATGTAGATTGAATAAATCAGCTTTGGCAACAGCAAAGAGAACTTGCAAACTAGTTCACGCATCAATATAAGTTATGGAATATGGCAATACATATAAAAGTACAATGTGGACTTGAGGAGTAGGAGTACAATAATGGGAGCCTTTTTGGGTACTATTGGCACAATGGTTACACAAAAAATGCATTAGTGTCATGTTGTGCAGCACTTTGAAATATGTTCATCAGCCTGTATGAACTAATTATAGTAGTTTAATCTCGAAGCTAGCTCTTATTCATCGCAAGAAGTCATAGTGATTGTGAAGAACCAAGTGAAACATGATCTTTTCACCTTATAATTTATTTCAACTACCTGTTATAAAGAACTCTAATCGGGTCACAACGATACTAGAGTGAAGTGTTCTTCTAGAATGGGACTAATTGTGCATGGCCATGATTACATATATATTTTTATTGTACTTACAGTTCGGGAGCTGAATTTTATCCTAAAAGGTATTATTGTAGGGAGATAGAAGTTATCTCTTCCTGGGAATAGATGATACAATGAGCGTTGGCATTCGTTATCCTTCTAATTTATTTGGCAATCCTACTGATAAGAGGATAGAAGCAGTTAATTCTGAACTACAATACTGGACCAGTCACTCAAATGTTCCGATTACAAAAGTTGTATTTGGACATTTCCCTATGTCATTCACTAGTTCATCTGAAGGAGGACAGCGGTACGAAAGTGTGTTCGCAAGACAGTCAATTTCAGCATACCTATGTGGCCATCTGCATGCAAAAATTAGTAAGCATCTCTGGAGATATCATCAAATGAAAACAGAAGAGCGCTCTTCAAGTTTTTGGGAATGGGAACTTGGAGACTGGAAAGAGTCCAGATTGATGAGGATTTTAGCAATAGATAGAGGCACGGTCTCTTTTGTTGACCACGAGTTAAAACAGCCAGTTGAAACTTCAATCTTAATCACATATCCAGCAGATTCAAGAAATATGAATATACTGGAATTGGAATCAAAGAAGGGATCACTGAGAAATGATATAAACGTACTTGTTTTCTCTGAAGAACTTATTCTCAATGTTAGTGCAAGAGTTTTTGATTCTCATAATGAGTTCAAGATAGTTGAAGACATGGCTCTGCAACATATTTCGAGCTCTTCTGTTTACAAACCATTGTTCCATGCCAAATGGAGTGCTGAAAATTACAGAAGTCCATATCCCACTCGCTACTGGTTGCAAGTGTTTGTGCTGGATTCTCATGGTAAGAAGACACTAAGTGAGCGAAGACCATTTTCAGTTGAGGGTAAGATGGCAATTCCATACCGCCCCTGGCTCAACCGTTTGATGTTTGAAGTTGAATGGGAAGCCATGTATAAAGTTCTTCTGTGGATTAATTTGGCCTTCACCCTTATTTTGCTGTTCATTCCCAAAATGTTGTACCACGTTTTTAAAAGGAGTTCATCATACCAAAGGTGGGCTTTGTCAGTTATAGCATCCCCTGTCCAGCAGAGAAACACTTGCTTTTGGTTGGTATGGTTTTTAATGGAGGGTTCAAGCAGTAAAATGCTCTGGTTTTCTTTAACCCTGTATGTATTTTGGATCTCTCAAATGCCATGGTTTTGGGGTCATGCAACATCTGAAAATGGAGAAATTGCTCAAATGTATTTATCTGGATGGAGCGTACCTTCTTCTGGTATGAGCTGGACGAACTACAACCCTGATGTGATGGTGATCACCCTGCCTTTCCTATACCTGGTGGTTGTCCCTGTAGTGGTCTTGGTGTATGGCTTGTTTGCAGAACGGTCTGCTGCTTATTTACGGCAGCACAGAACAAGAGCAGAAGGCAGAGTTAATCCATCTGATACGACCAGTGAGTCAGCAAGCTTTGTGCCAGGTTCTCCTGATCCAGGATCTTTAATGAAGTTATCTTACAAGAACAAGATCAAGTTCATGTTGAGGAAGTTTTGTGGTGGGTGGACAAGAAGGTTAATTCTGCTAGCATGCTTGATTACAGCTGCGATACATTTGAAGGTGCATTTCCCTTTCTCCAGCTTTCTAGGTTCTAACACCAAATTTTCACATCTTAGTGTTAATGTAGATTTTCTCTCTGTGCAGCTTTCTTCGATGCTAATGTCAGCCTATGGATCAACACCAGTGGTCTTGTCTCCTCCATTAACATGGTTGCCACTGTTACTATTAAGCGTTTCTGCCTACTGTACCATGGCCCCTGTAGATTACACCATAGAACCCAGAACTGTACATTCGTGAAGCACACTAATGTCTTTTGGTACTTTCTCCTGTTGTACATCAGAGCCCCATAGGGGTACACTTCTACCATCAAATATATTATGGAGTGGGTACACCAAAAATACCCAGGAGAACATGGGTCTAGTTAGACCTGATTTTCAAAGAATATCAAAAATCGTATTTCAAAGTTtcagaattttttttttgagaggaaaGGTACGATTCATTAAGAAACAAACCCAAATGCTAAAAAGTGCTTGGAGGCCACGTTGCTCGTCGCAGCCTCCACTTCCTGGCCGTTCGATCGGAAACCGTCCGGGCGATTAAATCCCATGTCCCGACCGTCTGGCACCTGGGGCCGACAGCGCACGTGGGCCCATCCCTTCGCTTTGGCCGTTCTCTCCCTCACGCCTTCATTTCGTTTTCGCGCAGACGCACGCAGCAGAGCTTCTCCATCACTTCTCCCCCCAAGTCCCGCTAGGGTTTCTCCGGCGGAGTGCTCGCCGGCGGCGTTGCATCTCGTGCGCGGACTGATCGAGCACCTTCCCGCCTTCTACTCCGCCGGCGGCCGGTCGACCTCGCGCTCCCTCGATTTTAGGGGCGGTGATGCGGCGATTTCCGGGTGAAGGGCGGGCGAATCGGCAGCGGCGACGGAGAGCGAGACGCGTGACGGCGGCGTCGCAGCACGTGCGCGACCTGATCTAGCGTCCTGCACTCCTTCTACTCCACCGGCGGCCGCTCGTGCTCGCGCTCCTCGGTTTTGGGCGCGGTGGTGCGGCGATTTGCGGGTGAAGGGCGAGCGATTCGGGAGCGGCGACGGAGATCGAGTCGGTGGCGTTGCTCTGCGGTGAGTAGCGAAGAGGCGGCGTTGCTCTGCGGTGAGTACAGGGTGGGAAGGCTTGCTGCTAGAGGCGAGGTCAGGCAGTTTCGCGGCGGATTTTGGGCTAGGAGGTAATCTATCACCGCATCTACCAATTTTGTGCACGATTCTTCTTCAATAGCGCACGATTTTGTAATGTACCTTTGCAATTTCATGGGGTTTTGTCTTGGATTCGTGTTGTGTGAGATATATATGTCGGTGACATAGGATGCTCTCCATGTATGAACATCTGGAGCACATGGATTTTGATCTATGTTGTGATTGATCTCGTCTCCATGCTTTTATTCGGTGCATGTGTGTCGAGGTAGTACTGCTTCTCATTTAGGATAGCATTAGCGACCAAGCTCGGATCAGAAGCGATTCACAGTCGATCTCAATGACCCACCACTTGAACTAATATGTATGGTTTTTGGACAGCCATTGGTGTTGCTTAACCGCTGGAAGACATTCTTTGTCACAAATTGCTTGTGCATATATTGGAATTTAATAACTCGCATGTCGTTTTAGTTACTGAATCTGAAATTTTAGTGTTAGAACTGCAGCCATCTTGTTAAGTTTGTCTACTGAATCTTATACTAAGTTGCTATCTGTCAGCATAGTCATCTCAAACAGAACCCATGAATTAGTTTTGCTTAAGTTGTATACTGCAATTGAATTAGTTTTGTTATTACACCTTTGCTTAAGTTTTGGATAGATGTTCCTGCTCATCCTTTTTTGTGTGTATAATTAGCTCTAATATACATGCTTATTTTGATATCTTACAAGTTGGTCACTGATTTTAATCAAGTTGCCTTTGTCAGTAGGCCTAAGTTGGGTATTGAAATGGGATTAAGTTTTGTTCCTCCAGTATGCTTAAGTTGTGTTTCATACCCTAGTTggttttttttcattttcttttttgagCAAGATGTGCAAGTAGGCTGTATTGGATTACTTAAGTTGTTTTATCAATACGCCTAACTTGGTTACTGGGAGGGATTACTTAAGTTTGGTTCCACTAGCAGCTTTTTGAGCTGAGATGTACTGCCATGTTTTTTTGTGTATAAGTAGCTTTAATAACATGCTTAACTTGTTTTTTCTTTTACAAAGCTTGTTACTATCTACATACATAAGTTGCCTAGTGGTTATTATAAACTTGTTTTCATAAATATAGCTACATTTTTGCAGATATAATGATGGatttgaccaagcgttctcgtttGCGTTTACCACAAAGCCACTTTGTCCACAAACTGCTCAGCAGGTAGTTTGTAATTTTTATTTGTTTTATTCATTTTCATTCCAATTTTTTTCTGTTAATTTCATTGTTTTTTTATTGAACTGACTTTTATATTTTTTCTCCAATCATCAGACTGCAGTTGGTAACAATGGTCAGAAAGAGCCGCGCCAAACTGAACCTGAAGTTGATACGGTTGTTGCACCAAAGCGTGCACCTAAACGGCGTCAGGCGGTGTGTTTTTATACTCTTACTATCTATTTGTAGCAAAACCTCCAGCAAAAATAATTATTAACTGGTTTTTTGTCCCCTATTTTTGGTTTATGTTTTTCCAGTTGGGTAGGAATCGCGCATCTCCTGCCAGGTTGTTCAAATTGAACGCTCTGCTTAATGATGCCCAGAGAAATCTTATTGAGCAATAGGGTTGGGGAGGCATGCTTAAGGTGATGGCTAAAGAAATGCCTGCTTCTTTGAGCATGTGGGTTCTTGGCTGTTTCGATCCTATCAGAAGTGAGCTCGCTATTCCAGGGAGAGGTAGCATACCAGTGAATGCTGATAGTTACACCAGGGTTTTTGGTTTGCGGAATGAGGGAAGATCAGTGTGTTATGAGATGACTACTGAAGCTATTGCATTCTTCAATGTCGAATATGGTATAGAGAGTGGATCAGCACCAGATTTTACTGATTGGTGCAGAATGATAAAGGACATGAATGGAGCTTCAGATATGAAGTTTCTCTGTGCTTACTTTGCTGGTGTAATCAGTTGCTTCATAAGTCCTTCAACCTCTGCCTCCATCAGTCCCAGGTGTTACCAGTGCCTACTCAATCTTGATGAGTTCAAGAGGATAAATTTTGCCCAATTTGCAATAGATCAAATAATCACAGAAGTCAAGAAGATGGGAGTCAAGAAGAAATCTGTTTGCTGTTGTTTGCATCATCTTGTGGTAATTTACTTCTTCATGTTTTTTCTTCCATTGGTCTGCTACAAACATACATTCTATTTTTTTTCTGTTCACCATCAGTGATTAACTTCTTCATTTTTTGCAGATATTATACCTGGATTCACTTGAGGTTGATGAGGACGTGCCATCTGAAGATGATTGCCCCATCCGTGCAGCAGCTTGGACTGACAAACTTATACAAGCTGTTATGCGCAAGGATACCAAAGTCAGCGGGGAGTTCGGCAAGCTTAAAATAAGTgtctgatttttttattaaacTTTTTTCCTGGCATTTTTTCATGATGAACCTATATTTTTTCAGCCATTCCTCACATATACTGACTAACACCTgtggtttctcttttttgttctgTACAATATAGCTCAAACAAGGTGTTGGTGCTAATATTAGAGACAGTCTCTTTGTTGGGATCACGGGTACTGAAGATTTTGTTTCCTCGAAGTTGCCACGGAGCTTCCCAATTCATGTATGAACTTTTTTTATACCTCAACATTTTGTACTGTAAAAAATGGATAAGTTGGCTGCCTATTTTAGTTAAGCTGGTTCAGTAAAAATGATTTAAGTTGGAAACTGCTATTTTCTGAATTTGTTAACCATTTTTGTTGACTTGTGCACTCATTCCAACTAAGTTGACACTAATGCTTACACTAAGTTGGCTACTGTTTTGATTTACACCTCATTTGGTGTCCACATGCCCCCAACTTCAAATTTGTGCACTCATTCCAACTAAGTTGACACTAAGGCTTACACTAAGTTGGCTACTGTTTGATTTACACCTCATTTGGTGTCCACATGCCCCCAACTTCAAATTTGTGCACTCATTCCAACTAAGTTGACACTAAGGCTTACACTAAGTTGGCTACTGTTTTGATTTACACCTCATTTGGTGTCCACATGCATATTTTTCCATGATTCTTTATCCCTTTTCTCAGTAATGCTCTTTTTTTGTACTTTTTTCAACTCACATTACTGAGTGCATATCTATCTATGTAAATGTGCAGAAAAAAAGGAAGATTGCGGTCATGATTGGGGAGCTATGCACCGATATTTCAAACAGGATAGGTTCATTTGTTGAACAGTGGGGGCAAATAGAGATTGATGAATCCAGTTCTTGGCATGGCCAGAACAGATTACGCAAAAGGCAGAGGAGAATTGGAAGTGATGAGGGTAGATgcgacgacgaggatgatgaagatgacgatgattATAAAGGTGAATCTGAAGATGAGGATGACAGTGACGATGACAAcattgatgatgatgaggatgaagatgaagacaacCATGGGAATGGAAACAATGATGGTGACAGAGCTTCAGAACCTGGGTCTGGCCTTGGTGGTGAGGATGAGGCAGCTAACAACAATGGCAGCCATCAGCACACAACGCCAAGAAGATCTGCTAGGTTGACACCCACCAAGAGAAATGAAGGGCCTGCAGGCAACTTAAGGAAGAGGTGCATGGATAACAACGGTGATTCCAATGCAGATCTGTCATTCCAGGGTTTGAATCTGTTGTCAAGTACTGCGGAGAAAGAACAGTCTGCAGGGATACATGCAGAGAAAGATAGTTGTACAAGAGGCGAATCCACAACACCAGGCCTGAGTCCATTCTCAGATTTGAGAGAGTATACTGCTGCAGGGGAGAAAAGTGGCATTGACATGAGAAACAGCGAGCCAACTGAGTTGTTTAATGTACAGGAAAAGAGGTGTGCCCGGAATACATTGATGGACAAGTTTAGCAGTGCATGTCAGTCTCCTACAAGCTCAGAACCGATAGATCAGTTTGCTAGGGATGATGCAATACAGAAGTTAACTCAAGAGTTCATAGGGTTGGGAAATTTGGAAAAAAAAAGATGAAATAACAAGAAATATGACAGTGAAGAAAAAGGTTGTAGTGCACCGTGGTCGGCCAGTAGATTTTGAGTTCAGTTCACAGATTGCAGCCGAAACAGGCATAGCTCCATCATTCGCTCGATCTACAGCTGAAGAACCAGTATTTGCACCTGTTGATGGACCAGGAATTGCTCAAAGAACAGTTGCAACTCAATCCAGTGTGCCTCCGAGTTCAGCTAACAGCATCTTCCCGTCTGCAACAGGTGCTTCCCCCCGTGTTCCAAGGCCGTGGGGAGTACCTGAAACCAAAACATCAAATGCAATTCATGCACTCCACTCCAGCCCTGTGCCTGCACCTTCACCGCATTCAACTCAGTCAAGCGTTATGCATGGAACTTCACCACGTCTATCACACTCTGCATCTGGACTTGCAACTTCAACTGAATCATTTCAGAAATATTCTGAACAAAACAGCTTTTTCGTTCATCCAAATCAGAGTACTCGCGACACATCTTACCAAGAAGCAGCCAAAAGTTGGTCACCAATTACACCTACAAGTGGGCATATGAAGCAAGCCAATTTGTCTCAACAGGTTTCACCAGCTCCAACACGGCAGACATGTCCTCCACCCAGACCAAAGGAATTCAAATCTGTTACAAGCAGCCAGAAGATGACAAGAAAAAAAGGCTTTGCAAGCAGCTTGCGATCCTCCTTCATTTGATCTTGGTTTTGATAGCCCAAAAAAGGACAGACAAGAATCTTCAGCAGATATGTTAAATGATGACGACTATTGGACTGAAGATATGGAGAAAGAAGCTTACGCCCTTTGCGAACGTGTAGAGTTGGAGAAGCGTTTGAACAGTGCAAATGCTAATATCCAGGAGGGACCGATGCAAAATGATAGTGAATTGCAGACACCAGCAGGAGTGGGAATTGGTGATGCCGCTAACAAAGAAATTTCTGAAAGCAAATCAACATCTTCTTTTGCGCAAATGAAGCAACGAAGGCTCATCAAGCAAGCACTTTGCAAATTGTCGCCTTACTTGACTTATGTGGACAGAAGCCTCTACACCTGTTCAGCTGAAGTAAAGGATTTGTACGCCGCAGTTACTGCACATGGTCGTCGATCAAAAAGGTGTCAAGAGGTGGACAAAAGGTAAGCCAACTTACATAAAGTTGTACTGTATAAAATAGATAAGTTTCATGATGATAGGCACTAAGTTGGTTTTAACATAATTGCTTTTTGAGCAACATATATAAGTTGGTTACTGGTTTAATCAAACTTGCCATTGTCAATAGGCCCAAGTTTGTTTTCTGAAATGAATAAATTTGTTTCCTCCAACATGCTTAAGTTATTTTTTTTTTCATACACAATGTGCAAGTTGGCTgctatcaacacccggatttttaagtccagatgcctgttatgccatacatcgcaatcccaggaatattgttgttgcgagacataacagttgaatatcataagtcatcattcattacataccgtagtcgtcttacaaatagagatcacatgatccatattacacaaatagttgatctagggatcaacatacacaaagttcatagtttcatagcggaagcgtaagtagaagggactcttgagtccacaggccaacgtctgacgtcagaagattccctagttgtcgtggacaTCCTGgtggtcgtcatcttgatagttctgctccccttcatagtctggccatttgaatagccagggacacagccgtgagcactttgaagtactcgcaaactaatactaatgtaagtgctaacaattctagtaaggggtgctaagctctagtttattttgcataaagccaattttagttcacaaacatttttgtaaacaactcttcaggtgctaactaactcaagtgggaacattagtgtcattcccacaactctgttgtgattcggagccaaagtcacctttcaagttcaaattcaccagtCTCCCTTCACCATTCCTAGTTTtcaaaaagttctgatgacggaacagtatggcctttccaactgtccataaccgaggacgcggctattcgaataggtttaactctgcagaggttgtacacttgtgccacaacaattgcaatagctcgtcaggggtaactggccctgatttatcgtacgcagtacgcgaactaccaatcataacctttcattaacataccctagtataggcacctctccccatgagcttggcctcccagtgaagacaaactgtcagcctgggaactgcacagggcttgggccggacattcacctcatttcgcgtcatatcatctcatttcttttgttgtagaggcagctttcggcataaccccgatgacgcttgtttagagggaacccatactaagacacacaaacttccggttaagccctacccagattcaggtattgtgggggtacttgtaaaattggaatggtatcgcatccgaacccaaccatcagattttgtaaagttcaccaagtcattcacagatcatattcaccttcaaaatctttcaatagaatgactcatcattccaaggttttcaaagtcatttcgtttcacaagttcccaactaaggtattcacctttaatttagcactagcatctaagcatgaggggtgctaagtactttgctttgcttctaggctaaccttgatactcttgtactaatccaatactaaccaagtgaatcatgaatcaaaaaaaatactttgataaaaccaaagtaaataaagcttgtaaagtaaaacggggaaataggatcataagcataaagtaaataggaTAATGCCTTGCTCctagtgagctttgcactttgcaagagtattatcttgcattggGGTTAACTTGCAACATTATAGCTTGCAAAagcctagcttgcattggtaatagcttgcaagaatattagcttgccttggttgaagtgggggtccaagttctcttctccttcctttttgtagaagtcctcctcctggtagtctccggtactagcgtctaaaatacgaatgcggggtacacaatcatcataccaaacttacatactaaactaagcacacacatgaggtacacaacttaaactagcatcacaccttactattaagttggtgaatgtgtttttcttattcaagaaaaataatttcctctcatactaacttaggtgttacttttaattatttagagaaataatttcctctcattatcttattaagatttaatttctctcatgacaatatatgacctaggttgaccaaagtcaacctcttcatactcatcctttaagaaaatgatttaaatgaggttccatacctcatgcaatttaatactaacatggtagtgatttaatgtcaccaaatactcaatatgagattatatagaccatggtcactacctcatgttgaattacttgagaccaagatttaaatgagagggaaacctctcatatgatttaacacatagttggaactaggttaacaactaccattgaggtgatttaacatcatcaacaattcattggctattctaaccttacttgtatttacaccaactattctattcacacaattactacaattggggtgcattggttgtgttgcttgaggaaaataatttcctctccttacatatgtaaatgataatttccatatggttcttgagaaatacttttctctcattgaaatcttcttaagatttaatttctcaaacaatcatacatgaatcatgttgacccaagtcaaccattcatcatcatcatttgagaaattggtttaaatgaggtagagtacctcataccatttaataacactacatatgatttaaatctctaagtaattcatataaatgagtttggccaggggtccaaacttcacatgaattcatttgagacaaagtttaGATGAAGTATAGGACTTCataagaattacttaatagttttggacaatatccactcgttaaactagccatattatccactacttaaactagggcatgatcatgcaaagtgaccacaccattttcttgcataaacaattagtgtaagtcaaaggtgagctattggagttggaatcaactcaatatctatcttggttgatttttaagaattatttgaatgtgcaaaagtccctgacttgttctttttgtcagattaattctacaaataattttgagatgggaccagtggcatttgatagataatttcactagttttccaacggtataaaattcataaattttggttcagtagatttgaaactattgaatttcaaagtttgtgctgtattgaaattcatttggaattaattaaacTCGATTTGAATTaagagggccggcgggaaactaggtGGGCTGAAAGGTTTGAAACGCGGCACagaggagttgggccggcccagcagtgcatcCAGCGCAgtgggccagctgacagggggacccacccgtcagtgggtTTTAAAACCCGAACCGGTACGCAGGCGTGCGCAGCGTTGGATTAAAAGAGAATCGGACGGTGCACGATCGTCACCTTCCGCGATGGTGAGCAAACCCTGGCGCGGCAGAGGGGGTCGACGGCGGCTGGTCGGAGGCCCGGCGAGGGTTGGCGATGCGGGCGATCGACGTTggagacgacggcgagtcgatggAGGGTCGAGGGAGCGGCTGAGGTGGCCTGGAGCTTCTCCTCCGTCGAGCTACTACGGCGGCGGTCCCCGGTGAAATTGGAGCTACTCCGGCGGAATTGGgaagggggaggtggtcgaggagatcaAGGATGAGGAGGGAAGGCGACTGGTGTGAATGAATTGGCCGCGggtgtcctccttttatagcgacgcGAGGTGGCCAGAGGTCTGCGGCGAAGTCGGCAGGGTCGCGGCGTTTTCGGCGAGTAATGGGGGTAGGCGAGGGCGGCGCTAGGTAGGTGAGGTCGAGGCGGTGCTAGGAGGCTagacggcgaggtgggggacggtctggtgtgTGCGCGCGACGGCGAGGTCTGGCGGCACAGGTGCGGAGGAGGGGCGACGATGTCGGCGGCGGTGGTCCTCGCGCAAGTaatggcgcgtgtctggcgggctcTGGTCGCGGCGGCGATGCTCAGGGTGCAGAGAGGGAGGGCAGGGGTGGCGCAGAACGTCGGGGCGACGGGTGGCCGTGGCGC
It includes:
- the LOC127296161 gene encoding putative metallophosphoesterase At3g03305; this translates as MASKLWRPLRVLFLLLLLPLSASCTAAEDDAAVARSSFHMDGDVAWVVQVSDLHISAYHPDRADDLVRLLGPALRAIRPHLLIVSGDITDAKNRRKTTSRQDEDEWITYKKTIDAIVEKGGIDRRRIFDIRGNHDTYGVPYRGSKLDFFSTYSVSSQLDRLRTINSILLQGDRSYLFLGIDDTMSVGIRYPSNLFGNPTDKRIEAVNSELQYWTSHSNVPITKVVFGHFPMSFTSSSEGGQRYESVFARQSISAYLCGHLHAKISKHLWRYHQMKTEERSSSFWEWELGDWKESRLMRILAIDRGTVSFVDHELKQPVETSILITYPADSRNMNILELESKKGSLRNDINVLVFSEELILNVSARVFDSHNEFKIVEDMALQHISSSSVYKPLFHAKWSAENYRSPYPTRYWLQVFVLDSHGKKTLSERRPFSVEGKMAIPYRPWLNRLMFEVEWEAMYKVLLWINLAFTLILLFIPKMLYHVFKRSSSYQRWALSVIASPVQQRNTCFWLVWFLMEGSSSKMLWFSLTLYVFWISQMPWFWGHATSENGEIAQMYLSGWSVPSSGMSWTNYNPDVMVITLPFLYLVVVPVVVLVYGLFAERSAAYLRQHRTRAEGRVNPSDTTSESASFVPGSPDPGSLMKLSYKNKIKFMLRKFCGGWTRRLILLACLITAAIHLKLSSMLMSAYGSTPVVLSPPLTWLPLLLLSVSAYCTMAPVDYTIEPRTVHS